The sequence ATGCCGCCGCCGACCATGAACATGGCAGCGGTGCCCACCACTGACAAGGATTTCATCAGCCAAGGGGCGACTGCGAGAATTGCGCGTCCGATCCGCTGCGCTGCGCCGTTCGCGCTTTTGCTCAGCGCCAGCCCGGCATCGTCCAACTTGACGATACCGGCCACCACGCCATACACGCCGATCGTCATGATGATGGCGATGCCAGCGAGAACCAGCACCTGCTCGGCGAACGATGCCGTGGCCACCGTACCGAGCGTAATGGCGATGATTTCAGCCGACAGAATGAAATCGGTGCGCACCGCACCGCTGATCTTGTCCCGTTCGAAGGCAACCATATCGACGCTCGGATCGGACAGCGCATCGATCTGCCGAGCATGAGCGTCATCATCGGCATGCAGAAAGCGGTGTGCCAGCTTCTCGAAACCCTCGAAACAGAGAAAGGCGCCCCCAAGCATCAGCAGCGGCGTGACTGCCCAGGGAATGAACGCGCTGATCAACAGCGCGGCCGGCACCAGAATCAGTTTGTTACGTAGCGAGCCCTTGGCAACCGCCCAGACGACAGGCAGCTCTCGGTCGGCCTTTACCCCGGTAACCTGTTGCGCGTTAAGCGCCAGATCGTCTCCGAGCACACCTGCGGTTTTCTTCGCAGCGACTTTGGTCATGACGGAGACGTCATCCAGAACGGTGGCGATGTCGTCGATCAAGGCAAGCAAGCTACTGGCCAAAGGTTGGTCGTCCTAGTGATAGAGAGAAGGCAAAGCGGCAGGAGCATGCCACCGTTTCGAGCGGATGAACATTAAGGCGCCGGGCGGTGGTACAAGTTCCGCCATGTCGGCGCGGGCCCGACCGCCGCAGTCGCGACGAGGCGTCGAGCGATGATCCGGCAGACGGCGTGGCCAGGAGCCATCGATGAATCTAGACTGCGATGTCAACGACAACAAGAGGTGCAACATGAGCACGCATGCCGCCGAACGCTTTACGAGATTCGCCGATTTCTACCCGTTCTACCTGGCCGAACACAGCAACCCCGTCTGCCGTCGCCTGCATTACGCCGGTAGCCTGCTGGTGCTGGGCATACTGGCCTATGCATTGGTCAGCCAGCAATGGCTCTGGCTGCTGGCTATGCCCCTGGCCGGCTACGGGTTCGCCTGGATCGGGCATTTCATCTTCGAAAAGAACCGACCGGCGACATTCCAGTATCCGCTGTACAGCTTCCTGGGTGACTGGGTAATGCTCAAGGATATGCTGACCGGAAAGATCCGTTTCTAACCGCCGAGCTGGTCGTACAACCGATTTACCGCGCCTCGTCACGGATTGAGATGGGTGGTTTGGCGCATCGGCGGTGACTTGGTTATGATCACCGATCAGCACCGCACGACGCACATTCGACTCGAACATCGCATGCTAGAGCGGTTGAATCTTTCAGGGACAGTAACCACCATGCCAACCGTGACCGGTGAACGGCGAAACGGCCTCGCGACTCGCCCGCTGCGCGAGTACTACGCCCGGGTTTTAGCCTATCTGAGCTGTGCCGCCACACTTGCCGCCGGTGTTTATACCCAGCAATTCGCACTCGATCTGTTATGGATGGTGCCCTACACCCTGCTATATCCGCATTTCGCCTATCACCTGAGCTACCGCTTCAAGCGCGAGCACCCTGAACGCACCTCGCAAACCCTGCTGTCTCTCGACGCCCTGAACGCGGGTGCCGGCATCGTGCTGCTCGGCTGCAGCCTGGTGCCCAGCCTGATGTTCCTGCTGACCCTGGGTTTCAGCGCGCTGGTCATCGGCAGTTTGCGCCATCTATTGCTGACGGCCCTGCTGGTGGCCGGCGGCATGGGGCTGGCCAGCCTGCTGGTACCGCTGCGCCTGGACCTGGCAACGCCTCCGCTGGTGGCGGCTGTCAGCATCCTGTTCACCACCCTGTACGTCTGCATCACCGCCTACTACGTGCACCAGCAAGGTGAACGACTGGCGCAAGCACGCCGCGAAGTCGAGGCCGAGCAGGCCAAAGCAGCACGTTTGGCCCGCAACCTCGCCAAGTACCTCTCGCCTCAGGTGTGGGAATCCATTTTCTCCGGCAAGCGCAGCGTCCGCCTGGAAACCCAGCGCAAGAAGCTCACCGTGTTCTTCTCCGACATCAAAGGCTTCACCGAACTCTCCGAAGAGCTGGAAGCCGAAGCCCTGACCGATCTGCTCAACAACTACCTCAACGAGATGTCGAAGATCACCCTCAAATACGGCGGCACCATCGACAAGTTCGTGGGCGACTGTGTGATGGTGTTCTTCGGCGACCCCACCAGCCAGGGCGCGAAAAAGGATGCGGTGGCTGCGGTATCGATGGCCATCGCCATGCGCAAGCACATGAAAGTCCTGCGCCAGCAATGGCGCGCCCAGGGCATCACCAAACCGATGGAAATCCGCATGGGGATCAACACCGGCTACTGCACCGTCGGCAATTTCGGTGCCGATACCCGCATGGACTACACCATCATCGGTCGCGAAGTGAACCTGGCCAGCCGCCTGGAGAGCTCCGCCGAAGCCGGCGAGATCCTGATCTCTCACGAAACCTATTCGCTGGTCAAAGACGTGATCATGTGCCGCGACAATGGCCAGATTACGGTCAAGGGGTTCTCGCGTCCCGTACAGATCTATCAGGTGGTGGATTTCCGCCGCGATCTCGGCGCTACCAGCAGCTTCGTCGAGCATGAGCTGCCGGGGTTTTCGATGTACCTGGACACCAACGGGGTGCAGAACTTCGACAAGGAACGCGTGATCCAGGCCCTCAATCAGGCCGCCGACAAGCTGCGCGACAAGGTCATCATGTGATACCGGCGCCGCCGCGCAGCCGATCCAACCGCAGCCGGCCACGCCATCCGCATGCAGTCGAGGTCACCATGTCGCCCATTCTGTCCCTGCGTCATTACAA comes from Stutzerimonas stutzeri and encodes:
- a CDS encoding DUF808 domain-containing protein, with protein sequence MASSLLALIDDIATVLDDVSVMTKVAAKKTAGVLGDDLALNAQQVTGVKADRELPVVWAVAKGSLRNKLILVPAALLISAFIPWAVTPLLMLGGAFLCFEGFEKLAHRFLHADDDAHARQIDALSDPSVDMVAFERDKISGAVRTDFILSAEIIAITLGTVATASFAEQVLVLAGIAIIMTIGVYGVVAGIVKLDDAGLALSKSANGAAQRIGRAILAVAPWLMKSLSVVGTAAMFMVGGGILTHGFKTVHEWIESSAEHTVALPYFGSVLAGLTPTVLDAAFGILAGGLVFAAVTLGGRLIKRKG
- a CDS encoding Mpo1-like protein translates to MSTHAAERFTRFADFYPFYLAEHSNPVCRRLHYAGSLLVLGILAYALVSQQWLWLLAMPLAGYGFAWIGHFIFEKNRPATFQYPLYSFLGDWVMLKDMLTGKIRF
- a CDS encoding adenylate/guanylate cyclase domain-containing protein, translated to MPTVTGERRNGLATRPLREYYARVLAYLSCAATLAAGVYTQQFALDLLWMVPYTLLYPHFAYHLSYRFKREHPERTSQTLLSLDALNAGAGIVLLGCSLVPSLMFLLTLGFSALVIGSLRHLLLTALLVAGGMGLASLLVPLRLDLATPPLVAAVSILFTTLYVCITAYYVHQQGERLAQARREVEAEQAKAARLARNLAKYLSPQVWESIFSGKRSVRLETQRKKLTVFFSDIKGFTELSEELEAEALTDLLNNYLNEMSKITLKYGGTIDKFVGDCVMVFFGDPTSQGAKKDAVAAVSMAIAMRKHMKVLRQQWRAQGITKPMEIRMGINTGYCTVGNFGADTRMDYTIIGREVNLASRLESSAEAGEILISHETYSLVKDVIMCRDNGQITVKGFSRPVQIYQVVDFRRDLGATSSFVEHELPGFSMYLDTNGVQNFDKERVIQALNQAADKLRDKVIM